The Triticum aestivum cultivar Chinese Spring chromosome 4B, IWGSC CS RefSeq v2.1, whole genome shotgun sequence sequence acggaaccaacttaacctaaccattagggtttatggtggctaggggtcgacggaaccaccttaaTCTAACCATTATGGTTTATGGTGGCTAGGGGTCGACGGAACCAACTTAACCTAACCATGATGGTTtacggtggctcggggtcgacggaaccaccttaaCCTAACCATGATGGTTtacggtggctcggggtcgacggaaccaccttaaTCTAACCATTATGGTTTATGGTGGCTAGGGGTCGACGGAACCAACTTAACCTAACCATGATGGTTtacggtggctcggggtcgacggaaccaccttaaCCTAACCATGATGGTTtacggtggctcggggtcgacggaaccaccttaaTCTAACCATTATGGTATATGGTGGCTAGGGGTCGACGGAACCAACTTAACCTAACCATGATGGTttatggtggctcggggtcgacggaaccaccttaatctaaccattagggtttacggtgGCTAGGGGTCGACGGAACCAACTTAACCTAACCAACATGggcttccaatgcatgatataacaTAATCATATAATATTCCAGTGCTAACATAACCATCAAATAGTCTTCCAATGCTAACATAATCatctaatataaaaatataaaacctATTGCAAGAGAAATCATAACTTTTAGTCTACATCTCATGGCACAGAATATCTGATCCatcttccaatgcatgatatatcaTCATTTCAAGTCTAGCCAACATAACACACAATACTTACTGGAGTTCAACATATTATAGGGTACACAGCAGGTCCATCACAAATACATAGTGGAGTTTGAGTTTAAATGCATAGTTCATCTttttctcacaaaaggatgaaAAGCATATCTACTACATACATACACAGACATAGTTCACAATTAGTAGAGCCATACACTACACAACCATCATGCCCAAAAGGTCAGCATTACCCACTAGTCTCATATTCATTTTCTTCACTTCTCTAAGATGGCCTGGatccccttgatcttctccttcagcttctcctctgccttcatCAGCTCAGCAATCTGAAGCTTCAACTCTAGcttctcttgggtgagcttctcctcagaCTATGTGAGCTCTGCATTCTTCAACTCCAAGTTCATCTTATCTTCACTAAACAATTGCTTGTCTTTAATATGCTTCAACTTCAAGTTCTGGATGACTGTTGCTTGTGCTCTTGTCAGGTTCAGTAGCACTTCATAATTCTGCTTAAGCTTCTCAAACTCTGCATCTTTCTTTGCCATCTGTGCCTTCATATCAGCCAGCAGTTCACTTCTGCATTGCTGCTGATATGTAAGGTTATCCTGCAGATATCTGAAATCCACCACCCTGTCCTCCTGGAAGCTCATAAGTTCATGCACATCTTGGACTAACTTGTCATAGTTGGCCTccagcttgttcttctcttctgtcaGATGGTGGATAGTGAAAGAACTTTCAAGATTATCATTCACCCTAGCACTCTTGCTATCTTCAACCATGGCCCACAGCTTCAACAATGCATTTTGCATTGTTGGGGGCCACTGGTGATCAACCCATTCAACAAACCCACAATTCTGCCCTTCCTGCAAAAAGGCAAAAGGATAAAAAAAAATAAACATGTTACTTCAGAAGCACAGGTAAATAACTAGTGCAAAGCAATAACACTGTACATTGGTAATAATAGCACCACTAAGCTACACTAGTAATTGAGATGTACCTACCCACTAAATAACAGCATGACAAATTACAGCACCACTCAGCTACAGCTTTGAACTAGATTTTGCTAATCGCTACAAAACAAGAGAGAGCAATCTCTAACTGCAAATTTGGTGAACTGCCAAAGCATATGCAGTACATACTATCCACCTAGATACTGTCAAACCAACAATAATATGACACTATCAACCTATATATGAATATGCCCTTAATAATCAGGCCTTGTACTCATGTTCACTCATGTTCAATATGGCACTGTCAAACCAACAATAATATGACACTATCAACCTATATATAATATCCCACTATCAGCATAGAATTCATACCGGCTCTGCACATGCTAGGAACCTTCTCCTTGTGTCTGTTCCTTCAAATGCGACAAGCCTCTCAGATGCCTTGACGTGCTTCTCACATGGCGACATCGTTTCCAGCTCAAGCCCCTGGTAATCTGGATCTTCAACGCTGAAAGGGACCTGCCGAAGCTCGTACAATCAAAATGCCCAAATCAAAACCCAGCGAAATCAACCAAATCAAAAAGCCCCAAatctgaaaccctaaccctagaccTAGCTCAAGGAAAATCACCTGGTTAAGCCCGTCCGTGGATGAGGTCGAGTGCATGTACGGCAGGCTGGACGTGTCCTCACTGCTTTCGTCTTCGAAAaccatggcgggcggcggcgctccgcTCCGGCAAAGCTGCCGGCGGTGACGAGGGCGACGAGAGAGGAGCAAGGAGGGAGGCAGGAGCGAGGAGGAACAGAGTGGAGCACGGGCcggtccggttcgagccggaccgcACCTATTGAGCGAGCGGGCGAGTGCCGATTCGCCAGCGTGGCATCTGACGCGCGGGCCCGAGCGGTCAGTTCCAGCGTCAATACGTACAAATACGAAGTTTAGCCCGATTTGCAACGGTTCGGTCCAAacgtggtactgacacgtaaaaattttcGAAACTGGTACCAATTCGCCACCAcggccccaattgtggtactatcGTGTAATTAACTCCTGCACAGCAAATCACAAATCGTGATGAATTATTTCAGAAGAATATTCCAGCGTGTATATTCAAATACACCGCTATTCATCAGGAAAAAGGTCACAAAAGCAGCACAATCTCCCACATTCTAATAACACCAGATCAACTTCTAGAATTCTGACCATATATGAGTTGGCTAAAAATATATTTTCCAACATTGTCTATGCTTGGTTAACAAACAAAATGTGTTAtctgatactccctctgttcctaaatataggtctttttagggattccaataagagactacatacgaagcaaaatgagtgaatttacactctaaactacgtctacatacatccgtatgtagtccatagtgaaatctctagaaagacttatactccctccgtccggaaatactcgtcatcaaaatgatgaaaatggatgtatctacaactaaaatacatctagatacattcatttcaatgacgagtatttccggacggagggagtatttaggaacggtaCGATCCATGATTACAGATCATGCGCAAGAAATTGTCATCAAGATCAACTCTTCTTTCCGTACTGCCCAGATGGTTGCTTCATGTTAAGAAGATGATGAAGGCCAGCGATAACATGCTGCCTGCTAGTTGGAACTCCGGTTTTCGCTAGGGCTCTACCATTCTTGTCCAGGAGCACAAAACAAGGAACATATCTGACATCATAATGCAGAAGCTGCAAATATACATATAATTGTTGCTGTTAAAAGGTGGAAGCATCAGACTTCAGAGTGGAAACATCATGGATATGAAAGCATGCTCAGATACTGCAGTATATGAATATGGACAACCCATAGTACTAATAGCATCTTCAGTAACCACATGGTGTATGTCGCAATGGTAAGCAACCTCAAAACAAACAATGTCAAGAAAAATAGCATCTTCGGTGAGCTTGGTAAGCTGAGCCTGTGAGCCATAAAGGAGACTAGTATAAAAAAATGTTTTCAGGAATTGTTACAGACCACTAACATGCAATAAAACTTTTCTGGAATGGTGAGAATTTACCCAATCCCTTCATGTGGGGAGGGAAGTTAGTTCAAATTCCCCAGAACATCACAAGAGATCAAGTATAATCCCTATCTACCCTAAACGAATTGGAACCCTGAGTGAGTTGGTGGATGGTTTTGGGTGTCTGCGAGACTGGAACAGTTTTAGTTCAATTTCAAAGAACTTAAGTCTAGCAACTGAGCAACCCTTTCTCCAAACGGGAAAGCAGAATGGGCCAATGTTTCTGCAGAAAACGACAGCAGTACTGCTGACACAACCAAAGTAGAGATCAACCATGTTTGAAATGATTAGCAGGTCAGGTATTCAAACAACCTTAACGCCCAAAATAACCAAATTTAGCATCAGTCAAGCCTCTGTTATAGTTATCCTGAACTGTCGTCTGCTTATCCTTCAACTAAACCCACCATCTTCATTGCCCAAGTGTTACTTCCGACTTTCCAAGCACTAGGGGCTTGTTCCATGGTATTGACATGTGTTTGAAAACCTATGTGGACCTACTCACAAAGGTGCCACTATCACTGTTCTAAAAAAAGGATAGCAAATACTACCTAGCACCTTCAAATGCATGTCCTAGCCTTTTTTTTGGCACGTCAAATATCCGTAACAGAGGTCCTTAAAGCAAACTATAGCAtatgcatcataccgcttgatcGATGCTAAGTAGAAGAAGAATAGCCATGTCTGTGCAGAAAGAGGATGTTGCGGACAAAGGGCTACGGCGCTAGGCAAGGCAATAGGAGCATCGCGGCAGCAATACATTCGGCAACAATGGCCAGGACATCCGCCAGCAACAAGACAGTCAGGTTGTTCGGGAGTCCAAAACTAACACTAGCAGCAGAATGCAGCAAGAGCCTAGGGCCCATGAGGATTAAGAAGTTGAATCATATGAAAAGAACAACATATTAGAGATTGAGCCAGATGGTAGATGTAGGTTAACCAAGGGTCTGTATCCCAGTCGACATAATCAGTAATTGGGGTTCGGTCGTCACTATACACTATATAGGGGTGGGAACTGTGTGTCCTGGAGATTAAGAACCATGTCTAATCCTCATTTGAAGTGCTCTCTCATGTATAGTCTATTTCTCCTTAATCTAGCATGTCATTCCCCTCATCTTGCACTGTCCGAGCCATTCATCTGCATGGTATTTACTCACTCCATCATTAACCTTCAGATGATGAGAGGATAACACAGTTAAACGATTGGCTGTAACCTGACAGTCAGGAGGCATGTTCAAGTTGAGCAAATTGTTGCTTCTACCGAGGCTACATTTTAGCAGTAACAAGAGTCTTCACCAATACACACTAATGACTGCAAACTATGTCCACTGATGCTACTATTGCAGTACATAAATTAGTGTAAAGTGTAAACACCAAGACTCTTTGATCTCAAACAACGCAGCTGACTGTGGGTTGTGGAACAGGGATTGACATAACCACATCTAAGATAAGAAGCTCGTCCTCATTCATTTACCGTTTTATGAGTTAACACGTGGCTTTCAAGGAAGTGAAACCTAAAGCAGCAACTTTCAACACCCAATTCACATACTAACTGAAATGCAAGCACACCACAGGGTTTGAGTTAAATGAAAATAACTGCACTTAACTCTTCAATACCATCCCAGCATATGCTAACGAACAAAATTTATAAGCAACCAACCTTCTCCTGAAATATCAGTGTTTATAACCTCAGTCCTCTACAAATCACCACACATTGCACCAGCTCCGACAAAAATAATTAGAGCAACGAGGCTAACGAGACTAATCCATCGATTGATAGGAAAATTAACAGCATAATTCTAGAGAATATGGATAGCAACGCAATCGGCATGAACAGGAAGAGACGCCCTCACCTCCGGGAGCCACCGGTCGTCTTCGGCGTCGGCGAGCACAAAGCTCGCAGATGCATTGCCACCATCCTCGAGCTCGCGCACGAGGCCTTGCAGCGATGAGCAGAGGCGGCAGCGCGGCGAGTAGAACTCCAGCACCGTGGTCGCCCTCGCGCTCACCAGCGCCGCCGCCAGCGCCCGCTGCTCCGCGTCCCCGCGGTCCGCCTCCATCGGCGCGGTGCCCGGGTGACGCTTCCACAACCTCGCCCCATGACCTCCGCTTCCAGTGGAAGCGGAGGGGATGTCACCGGCGATGGCGAGGCCTTGCGCGACGGTGGAGATAGACTTGAAGAGCCAGGGGCGCTCGAGGTCGCCGCAGGGGCTTGGGCTGGCGCTAGGGCTCCCATTAAGGCTAGGGCCCCAAGGCCACTTGAAGCAGACGAAGGGAGGGGGCTTTGCGGCGGTGCCCATCTCCTGTGGCCGGAGGCTGATCGCCGCCAGGGAGGAGCGGGGAGGTGTCGTTGAGCCGCTACGGACGAACTCAATTTGTGGGAATTTTACGTCTGCATATCAGATTATCAGGCGCTATGGAATGCGGTAGATTACAGCAACTCGAACAAATGAATGGCGGACCGGCTCCACCGGGCGCTTATCCTTGCACGTAATTTAAAGATGATAAAAAGAGTGTCTATAATAGATTTTTTTTAGTCTTATCTTTAATAACCAATTATTACTAAAAACGtgatgagacatattgtgctaagagatcatctcttgtcttctcttacaTAAAAGAAGACAAACATTTTCTTACgagttctctctccttcaactcatcatttatcctacatggCACTCCTAGAATAACACCATTATATATGCCCTTAGCCTAAATTGAGGGTAGATATAGGACGGCTTGCTAACAGTCCGGCCCACCATTGACCCACGGCTTTCCCACAAAGATCCCAATCCAGCTCCTCGCTTGGATTGTCTCAAAATAAAATCCTCGCCTGGAACCCTAGTTCACTCAATCCCCTCTCTCTCGCTCCATCCTCTCCTCTTTCCTGTCTGATTCCGATCCAATCCAACGCAATGTCGAGCTCCGACAGCCACTCCGGCTCCGTCCTCAACTTCTGCGTTGACTTGGAGTGGTCCAAGGTGGACATCGGGGTAGCTCCGGATCTCCAGCGTCGCCCGAGCTCCAGCGTCGGCGCTTCGCGAACGTCGGAGCTGACCCTCCCGTCTTGAGCGCAGCACCGCTGGGGCAGCGCAATCTGCTCCACCCCCGTGCCATCCCCTTCCCCGCCAACCGATGCTCCGCGTGGGCCAGCGAGGGGTGCTAGTGCCCGTGTCGCCGGCCTGCATGTGCACCCCGAACAGAGGCACACACCACTCGCCGCGAGAGGCAGCGGCAAGGGTGAGGGACGCAACGGAGCAGACCGCGCACCGTAGTCGCAGGTTGTCGGCGGAGCCCAACAAGGACGAGCGGCTCCTCGCTGGGTCTACCGTTCGTTGCTCATGACGGCGGAGACGCACGCTCGCCGCCTACGCCGGAAGAAGGCGAGGGCGCTCCGGCTTGCCATAGAGCATTCGGAGCGCGAGGAGAAGGAGGCAGCGGCGGAGGCAGGGCAACGACGACAATGACCATAGTTCCGCCTTCTCCTCCGACGACCAAGATCCTCCACAAACTGCGGACGCCTACAGCTACACCGGCGACCGAATGGGAAAATGCCaggcgaggaagtggtgaagatGCTCCTtccactactgcaagatgctgctaacgcaacactacgatcaaagaccttttgagaaactatgtgcgatgcaataatcgcaaacgatggtgtaagaaaaccgtctaaaatgtgcaaaacgtttgctgtgatggatgcatcaaacacggttcagattttagttgcgtgtgcaatgaagcacatacggttgatccagcagaactatttgcgatgaggaagaacaagagaaacaggcagccatatcaatgtgtgtgcgatatacgacatacagttccttcaatgaactgtgtgctattagggaattcaacagaaatggtcagccagatcaagttgtgtgtgatatacggcatacgattCACTcagacaaactgttttcgattaggcaagaaaacggaaacggttcatcttaataagatgtgtgtgatatgcggcatttgcgatcagccaaaagaacacaaacgattcgtgtaaaccagatgtgtgtgatacgcagcaaacagcccactcggatgaactgtttgggatgagaAATTATAGCACATatggttactatagtaagttcatgTGTGATTCTGTCTGTACAaaaaaattttaaaaaatgcaaactagttgcttgcggtggctaggagtatcgcacatgatgcatCTGCAAGTACTCGTGTATGATGATTAATAAGTTACACATAATGAATGGCTGCAAGGgtgatatgctgatcatggagtccaagAAGACTGTTGTCGGAAAGCCGTCGGCTCACCTTTTTAGCCtctattttattataattgtatgcataagtaggtcgtgagtgttttgtgtcgtgccgcatgtggcattttaaattatcctgaatatgtaagacaattattaaccgttgtcattgtaaatttgcctcaacggcgagcacaGCGCGCGCAGGGACTCCACGggcccgcaaaaaaagaaaaaaaaa is a genomic window containing:
- the LOC123092070 gene encoding uncharacterized protein — translated: MVFEDESSEDTSSLPYMHSTSSTDGLNQVPFSVEDPDYQGLELETMSPCEKHVKASERLVAFEGTDTRRRFLACAEPEGQNCGFVEWVDHQWPPTMQNALLKLWAMVEDSKSARVNDNLESSFTIHHLTEEKNKLEANYDKLVQDVHELMSFQEDRVVDFRYLQDNLTYQQQCRSELLADMKAQMAKKDAEFEKLKQNYEVLLNLTRAQATVIQNLKLKHIKDKQLFSEDKMNLELKNAELT
- the LOC123092071 gene encoding uncharacterized protein — translated: MGTAAKPPPFVCFKWPWGPSLNGSPSASPSPCGDLERPWLFKSISTVAQGLAIAGDIPSASTGSGGHGARLWKRHPGTAPMEADRGDAEQRALAAALVSARATTVLEFYSPRCRLCSSLQGLVRELEDGGNASASFVLADAEDDRWLPELLHYDVRYVPCFVLLDKNGRALAKTGVPTSRQHVIAGLHHLLNMKQPSGQYGKKS